Proteins from a genomic interval of uncultured Methanocorpusculum sp.:
- a CDS encoding P-II family nitrogen regulator encodes MKMITAIIRPEKVDEVLNALEQNNIPGVTITEVLGRGEQGGVCLQYRAGKMQVKTLPKTKLEIVVPDKDVDMLIKVIREHARTGKKGDGRIFVLPIEAAAWVRTDEYITG; translated from the coding sequence ATGAAAATGATAACAGCTATCATCCGGCCTGAAAAGGTGGATGAGGTATTGAATGCACTTGAGCAGAACAACATTCCGGGTGTCACGATCACTGAAGTCCTCGGACGTGGTGAACAGGGCGGCGTCTGTCTTCAGTACAGGGCCGGTAAAATGCAGGTGAAAACCCTGCCCAAGACCAAACTCGAGATTGTCGTCCCCGACAAAGATGTGGATATGCTGATAAAAGTCATCCGTGAGCACGCACGGACCGGCAAGAAAGGGGATGGCCGGATCTTTGTTCTGCCGATCGAGGCAGCAGCATGGGTCAGGACCGATGAGTACATCACCGGATAA
- a CDS encoding ammonium transporter, with translation MDLDTGATAWVLISAALVLMMVPAVGLFYGGMVRKKNVISTMMLSFVALALGIVQWIIIGYSLAFGADVAGVIGWSLDYIGLSGIPIDGVTGGIPDILFVCFQMMFACLALAILTSGIVGRVKMSSYIVLGLLWLTLVYAPLAHWAWGGGWAYSLGALDFAGGTVVHISSGFAALALALVIGKRVGYGKQMFRPHNIPMTLIGGMFLIVGWFGFNAGSALAANQLAASAFLVTAAAAATGALTWMALSWKSGKPNSLGFISGAIAGLVGITPAAGYVNVGGGLLIGIITAAVCYAALSWRIKAGLDESLDAWAIHGMGGFAGAILTGVFAVSAICGVGGLLEGNVMQFGIQILDAVIAVVYAFGMTFVIGWIINKTMGLRVTEDEEYIGMDLAQHGEQA, from the coding sequence ATGGATCTTGATACTGGTGCAACAGCTTGGGTTCTCATTTCAGCAGCATTAGTGTTGATGATGGTTCCCGCAGTAGGGCTGTTCTATGGTGGAATGGTAAGGAAGAAAAACGTCATCTCAACGATGATGCTGTCCTTTGTGGCTCTTGCCCTTGGAATTGTTCAGTGGATTATCATCGGCTACTCGCTTGCCTTCGGCGCTGATGTGGCCGGAGTGATCGGGTGGTCTTTGGACTACATAGGTCTTTCCGGGATCCCGATTGACGGGGTGACAGGCGGAATACCTGACATTCTGTTCGTCTGTTTCCAGATGATGTTTGCCTGCCTGGCACTTGCGATCCTGACCTCAGGTATTGTCGGCAGGGTCAAAATGTCCTCCTACATAGTCTTAGGTCTTCTGTGGCTGACCTTAGTATATGCTCCTCTGGCACACTGGGCCTGGGGTGGCGGCTGGGCATACAGCCTCGGTGCTCTCGACTTTGCCGGCGGAACAGTTGTCCACATCAGTTCTGGATTTGCAGCCCTCGCTCTTGCTTTAGTCATTGGTAAGAGGGTTGGGTACGGCAAACAGATGTTCAGACCCCACAACATTCCGATGACACTCATCGGCGGAATGTTCCTGATTGTCGGCTGGTTCGGATTCAACGCCGGTTCTGCCCTTGCTGCAAACCAACTCGCTGCAAGTGCATTCTTGGTAACTGCAGCAGCTGCAGCGACCGGAGCACTCACGTGGATGGCCCTCTCCTGGAAGAGCGGAAAGCCGAACTCACTCGGTTTCATCTCGGGAGCAATTGCAGGATTAGTCGGAATAACCCCGGCAGCAGGCTACGTCAATGTTGGCGGCGGACTGCTGATCGGTATCATCACGGCAGCTGTCTGTTACGCAGCCCTGTCCTGGAGAATTAAGGCCGGGCTTGACGAGTCTCTCGATGCCTGGGCAATTCATGGCATGGGCGGTTTCGCAGGAGCAATCCTTACGGGTGTCTTTGCAGTCTCTGCAATCTGCGGGGTCGGCGGACTTCTCGAAGGAAACGTGATGCAGTTTGGAATTCAGATTCTCGATGCAGTAATCGCAGTGGTTTACGCCTTTGGAATGACCTTCGTCATCGGCTGGATCATCAACAAGACCATGGGACTCCGGGTTACGGAGGATGAGGAATACATTGGTATGGACCTTGCCCAGCACGGTGAGCAGGCATAA
- a CDS encoding deoxyhypusine synthase, with protein MHKHCSTPVKQFIPRGNMTVNELVCEMGKAGAYNGGSLFHAVEVYEKMLSDPDMTKFFALSGAMVPAGMGGIVSTLIEKGHIDVLTSTGANLTHDVIEAIGCHHYHGKAECNDVELRNDEVNRIYDVFLPNDAFEDLEDFIQDIYCGLPEQPITISNLLKAIGEELDTGILATAAKHDVPVYCPAFQDSVLGLQYWMFSQFHKKTILDAIGDMHVLLNQVFNVKKAGAVLVGGGVPKNFTLQSMLMTPNDFTYVIQLTGDRPDLGGLSGATLDEAKSWGKIGEGGTGVTVYGDATITLPILAAATLERMERK; from the coding sequence ATGCATAAACATTGTAGTACCCCGGTCAAGCAGTTTATCCCACGCGGCAATATGACCGTAAACGAACTGGTCTGTGAGATGGGGAAAGCAGGAGCGTACAACGGCGGAAGTCTTTTCCACGCCGTTGAAGTCTACGAAAAAATGCTTTCCGATCCGGACATGACCAAGTTTTTCGCCCTTTCCGGAGCGATGGTCCCGGCAGGGATGGGTGGGATCGTATCGACACTTATAGAAAAAGGCCACATCGATGTTCTGACATCGACGGGCGCGAACCTCACCCATGATGTCATCGAGGCAATCGGCTGTCATCACTACCACGGCAAAGCGGAGTGTAATGATGTCGAACTCAGAAATGACGAAGTAAACCGTATTTACGATGTCTTCCTGCCGAATGATGCATTCGAGGATCTGGAGGATTTCATTCAGGATATATACTGCGGACTTCCCGAACAACCGATCACGATCAGCAACCTTCTGAAAGCAATCGGCGAGGAACTCGATACGGGAATTCTTGCAACGGCAGCAAAACACGATGTTCCGGTCTACTGCCCGGCATTTCAGGACTCGGTTCTGGGTCTCCAGTACTGGATGTTTTCCCAGTTCCACAAAAAGACGATCCTCGACGCGATCGGCGATATGCACGTTCTCCTCAATCAGGTGTTCAATGTGAAAAAGGCCGGGGCAGTTCTCGTTGGCGGAGGAGTCCCGAAGAACTTCACCCTGCAGAGCATGCTGATGACGCCAAACGATTTCACCTATGTAATCCAGCTTACCGGAGACCGCCCCGACCTTGGCGGACTGTCCGGAGCGACGCTTGACGAAGCAAAATCCTGGGGTAAGATCGGCGAAGGGGGGACCGGCGTTACCGTCTACGGCGATGCCACAATAACACTCCCGATCCTTGCCGCTGCAACCCTGGAACGAATGGAGAGAAAGTAA
- the pyrF gene encoding orotidine-5'-phosphate decarboxylase translates to MAELLLALDVKGKEEAVRVARACEGELAAIKIGYPLVLSTGMGIVKELAQSNIPIIADFKVADIPNTNSLICEEVFAAGCSGIITHAFCGSDSLQAIVDGAHDHGGRAFVVCEMSHPGALDFLSGANAERMAKMAKEAGADGIIAPATRPERTAILRSIIGNSMKIYSPGVGAQGAQPEDIKKYVDGIIVGRAIYESADPGKAAHDFRQRAL, encoded by the coding sequence ATGGCTGAACTTCTGCTCGCGCTTGATGTTAAGGGAAAAGAAGAGGCAGTTCGCGTAGCCAGAGCATGTGAAGGGGAGCTGGCTGCGATAAAAATCGGCTACCCCCTTGTCCTTTCGACCGGGATGGGAATCGTAAAGGAGCTTGCACAATCCAATATTCCGATCATTGCCGATTTCAAAGTTGCCGATATTCCAAACACCAACTCCCTCATCTGCGAAGAGGTCTTTGCAGCGGGATGTTCGGGGATCATCACCCACGCATTCTGCGGATCGGACTCTCTCCAAGCGATCGTGGACGGAGCACATGATCACGGAGGACGTGCCTTTGTCGTCTGCGAGATGAGTCACCCGGGCGCGCTCGATTTTCTGAGCGGTGCAAATGCCGAGCGAATGGCAAAGATGGCAAAGGAGGCGGGAGCTGACGGAATCATCGCTCCGGCGACAAGACCGGAACGAACAGCAATTCTTCGATCCATCATTGGGAATTCGATGAAGATCTATTCGCCGGGCGTGGGCGCTCAGGGGGCACAGCCTGAAGATATTAAAAAATATGTGGACGGGATCATTGTCGGCCGTGCCATCTACGAATCGGCAGATCCGGGCAAAGCAGCGCACGACTTCCGCCAGCGTGCCCTCTGA
- the cofD gene encoding 2-phospho-L-lactate transferase: MITVFSGGTGTPKLIRGLRQILRDHEITVVVNTAEDLWMSGLYVSPDIDTVQYLFSGLLNTDSWWGIRGDSFETFHAMEKLGYTELLPLGDKDRATNIARAEFLRQGMTLTEATEKIAKGYGVSARILPMSDQSVASYVVCEDDSLMHYQEYWVAKRGNVNIKGVVRKTTDGSPLKTTPEVISAIKESDGVIIGPSNPVTSIGPILECAGVREALQNTFTVAVSPFIGNRPVSGPAAALMKAWGYESTSYGTWQVYKDVVDLFIQDIKDTAIEVPGAHRLDTMMTNEKKAESLAWDLLSYFPRK, translated from the coding sequence ATGATTACTGTTTTCTCCGGCGGAACAGGAACACCCAAACTCATCCGTGGTCTCCGGCAGATCCTGCGCGACCACGAGATAACGGTCGTCGTCAATACGGCCGAGGACCTTTGGATGTCGGGACTGTACGTTTCTCCGGACATCGATACCGTTCAGTATCTCTTCTCCGGTCTTTTGAATACCGACTCCTGGTGGGGGATTCGTGGCGACTCGTTCGAGACGTTCCATGCAATGGAAAAACTCGGCTACACCGAACTCCTTCCTCTCGGAGACAAAGATCGTGCCACCAATATTGCCAGAGCAGAGTTTCTCAGACAGGGAATGACTCTCACCGAAGCGACGGAAAAAATCGCGAAAGGCTACGGCGTTTCGGCCCGGATCTTACCGATGTCGGATCAGAGTGTTGCATCATACGTCGTCTGCGAGGATGACTCCCTGATGCATTATCAGGAATACTGGGTGGCAAAACGTGGAAACGTGAACATCAAAGGGGTCGTCAGAAAAACAACCGACGGCTCCCCGCTGAAAACCACGCCCGAGGTCATCTCGGCAATCAAGGAAAGCGACGGCGTGATTATCGGCCCCTCAAATCCGGTTACGAGCATCGGCCCGATCCTCGAGTGTGCCGGGGTCCGCGAGGCTCTGCAGAATACGTTTACGGTGGCGGTAAGTCCGTTTATCGGAAACCGCCCGGTCAGCGGTCCGGCTGCTGCTCTGATGAAGGCCTGGGGGTATGAATCCACGTCGTATGGAACCTGGCAGGTCTACAAAGACGTCGTGGATCTCTTTATTCAGGATATCAAGGACACGGCAATCGAAGTGCCCGGCGCCCATCGTCTTGATACGATGATGACCAATGAAAAGAAGGCCGAATCCCTTGCATGGGATCTGCTGTCCTACTTCCCGAGAAAATAA
- the purF gene encoding amidophosphoribosyltransferase, giving the protein MSGIAGIVDSRGVAYPLYYALHALQHRGQEAAGISTFDGRAFFMHKGPGQLSDVFCEKVLSRLAGNVGIGQVLYTQKAHRGRKENIQPFNFNFKDHKLSITVSVALINREALRSEYEEKGHIFSSTTNAELIAAMIAHELISGVSAEEAFVNTMQRLSGAYAGVAILDGVLYAFRDPLGTKPLCYGKTDFGYVAVSESVALDILSATFEADVRPGELLTITQDGVSHLQVLESDHKAYCVFEYVYIARPDSVIDGVLVYDARRRIGACLAKNPPIADLVSPVPDSGIAFATGYASASGIPYIEGLLKNRYVGRTFIMPTQTLRENAVWMKMNPVRHHVAGKSVILVDDSIVRGTTSLRIVDMVKDFGAEEVHLRIGSLPIVAPCYFGIDLASREELIATGLDVESIREKIHATTLQYVSLEDLVASIGIPAEDLCMGCSTGRFPLDIPGECTGCCRKITPAKK; this is encoded by the coding sequence ATGAGCGGTATTGCAGGCATCGTCGACTCTCGAGGTGTCGCGTACCCCCTTTATTATGCTCTGCATGCCCTGCAGCACAGAGGGCAGGAAGCAGCGGGCATATCTACTTTTGACGGGCGTGCATTCTTTATGCATAAGGGGCCCGGGCAGCTTTCCGACGTGTTTTGCGAAAAAGTACTGAGCCGACTGGCAGGTAACGTGGGTATTGGACAGGTTTTGTATACCCAGAAAGCACACCGCGGCAGAAAGGAAAATATTCAGCCGTTCAACTTTAATTTCAAAGACCACAAACTCTCCATTACCGTTTCAGTTGCTTTGATCAACCGCGAGGCACTCAGAAGTGAATATGAGGAAAAGGGGCACATCTTTTCATCGACAACGAATGCCGAACTGATTGCGGCAATGATTGCCCACGAGCTGATCTCCGGCGTTTCGGCCGAAGAGGCTTTCGTGAATACGATGCAGAGGCTTTCCGGCGCATATGCAGGAGTCGCCATTCTTGATGGGGTATTGTATGCATTCCGAGATCCTCTCGGGACAAAACCGCTTTGCTACGGTAAAACCGATTTCGGGTATGTCGCCGTTTCCGAAAGCGTTGCTTTGGATATCCTTTCGGCAACGTTTGAGGCGGACGTTCGTCCCGGCGAACTTCTCACGATAACACAAGACGGCGTTTCTCACCTTCAGGTTCTCGAATCGGATCATAAAGCATACTGTGTATTCGAATACGTGTATATCGCACGGCCCGATTCGGTCATCGACGGCGTGCTTGTCTACGACGCCCGAAGAAGAATCGGTGCGTGTCTGGCAAAAAACCCGCCGATAGCCGATCTCGTCTCGCCTGTTCCCGATTCGGGCATTGCCTTTGCGACCGGTTATGCATCGGCATCCGGCATTCCGTATATCGAAGGACTGCTCAAAAACCGGTACGTTGGTCGGACATTCATCATGCCTACCCAGACCCTTCGGGAAAATGCCGTATGGATGAAGATGAATCCGGTTCGCCACCATGTTGCTGGAAAATCGGTTATCCTGGTCGATGACAGTATCGTTCGGGGAACGACGTCTCTTAGAATCGTCGATATGGTCAAAGATTTCGGTGCCGAAGAGGTCCACCTGAGGATCGGATCGCTTCCGATCGTCGCTCCGTGTTACTTCGGTATCGATCTTGCTTCCCGTGAGGAACTGATCGCTACGGGTCTCGATGTTGAATCGATCCGCGAAAAGATCCATGCAACGACCCTTCAGTATGTATCTCTGGAAGATCTCGTGGCATCTATCGGTATTCCGGCAGAAGATCTCTGTATGGGATGTTCCACCGGCAGATTCCCGCTCGATATTCCGGGAGAGTGTACGGGCTGCTGCCGAAAGATCACTCCGGCAAAAAAATAA
- a CDS encoding 50S ribosomal protein L37e, protein MTKGTPSMGLRNKHSHIICRRCGKQSFHARHGVCSSCGFGKSSKIRGYNWTKKAADN, encoded by the coding sequence ATGACAAAAGGCACTCCATCAATGGGTCTGCGCAACAAGCACTCCCACATCATCTGCCGCCGCTGTGGCAAACAGTCTTTCCACGCACGGCACGGTGTATGTTCATCATGCGGTTTTGGTAAGAGCTCCAAAATCCGTGGGTACAACTGGACGAAAAAAGCAGCAGATAACTAA
- a CDS encoding LSM domain-containing protein, with protein MTKRPLEILDQVLNRQPVIISLKGGREIRGVLQGYDVHMNLVLDKAEEEGENVTVSLGTLIVRGDNVIYISPSVE; from the coding sequence ATGACAAAGCGACCACTTGAAATTTTAGATCAGGTTCTGAACCGCCAGCCGGTAATCATTTCACTGAAAGGTGGACGGGAGATCCGTGGAGTTCTTCAGGGATACGACGTTCACATGAACCTGGTTCTTGACAAGGCAGAGGAAGAAGGGGAGAATGTTACTGTTTCACTGGGCACTTTGATCGTGCGTGGAGACAACGTAATCTACATCTCCCCCTCCGTAGAATAA
- a CDS encoding RNA-binding protein: MADLIIKKRHAIKKSQLAALMTKLTENIGEDAALYNAPMIEIAETASKFNIYIIDKKPLIMEKDDWAFPTLRGAVSRPFSGRRIVVDMGAIPYMINGADVMRPGIVSVTDDVKAGQPALAVDESHDKPLAVVLPLYDAKDIIALEKGKAAKNLHYIGDELWNLEI, encoded by the coding sequence ATGGCAGACCTTATCATTAAAAAACGCCACGCCATCAAAAAAAGTCAGCTTGCAGCTTTGATGACAAAACTTACCGAGAATATCGGAGAAGATGCAGCTTTGTACAATGCCCCCATGATCGAGATCGCGGAGACGGCATCCAAATTCAATATCTACATCATCGATAAAAAACCGCTTATCATGGAGAAGGATGACTGGGCTTTCCCTACGCTTCGCGGAGCTGTCTCTCGTCCGTTTTCAGGAAGACGGATCGTGGTCGATATGGGGGCGATCCCCTATATGATTAACGGCGCCGACGTTATGCGTCCCGGAATTGTGTCGGTCACGGATGATGTAAAGGCCGGTCAGCCGGCGCTCGCCGTTGACGAAAGTCACGACAAACCCCTCGCGGTTGTACTTCCTCTGTATGATGCGAAGGATATCATCGCGCTTGAGAAGGGAAAGGCGGCGAAAAATCTGCATTACATCGGTGACGAGCTCTGGAATCTGGAGATCTAG
- the sepF gene encoding cell division protein SepF, with translation MGFLDGVFGSKDKATDEDTYMKLDLQAYEGAVGESEPATMYVKVASVCDIKDCPKIKDEIYNGNIVIIDITKLKLDKIMFDRVMGDLRAVSRDVNGDIIGLGDQRYVIVVPTGVRISREKLGGY, from the coding sequence ATGGGATTTCTTGACGGAGTATTTGGCTCAAAGGATAAAGCAACAGATGAAGATACCTACATGAAGCTTGATCTGCAGGCATACGAAGGAGCGGTCGGCGAAAGCGAACCGGCAACGATGTATGTCAAGGTCGCAAGCGTCTGCGATATCAAAGACTGTCCAAAAATAAAAGACGAAATCTACAACGGAAATATTGTCATCATCGACATCACCAAACTGAAGCTCGACAAGATCATGTTCGACCGGGTAATGGGCGATCTGCGTGCCGTTTCCCGCGATGTAAACGGTGATATTATCGGCCTTGGCGACCAGCGCTATGTGATCGTCGTGCCGACCGGCGTCCGTATTTCCCGCGAGAAGCTCGGCGGGTACTAA
- a CDS encoding ZPR1 zinc finger domain-containing protein, with translation MRQVIPAPCPDCGKDIEYIYDTENIPYFSDILLICGVCNCGFKIVDTMIMNDHEPSRWEMKVETPEDLDARVVRSMQGEIDIPEFGINIRPGPSCFGFVSNIEGILERAEDAVKRAAISCGGDEICRAAELQEEIAKARKSEIPFTVVITDPSGNSGIVSSKAKKTKLDIEPEPDGYSVKPLA, from the coding sequence ATGCGTCAGGTAATTCCCGCCCCCTGCCCGGACTGCGGAAAGGATATCGAATACATCTACGATACGGAAAATATTCCGTATTTCTCCGATATACTTCTCATCTGCGGTGTCTGCAACTGCGGCTTTAAGATCGTCGATACGATGATCATGAACGATCACGAGCCAAGCCGGTGGGAGATGAAGGTGGAGACACCGGAGGATCTGGATGCCCGGGTCGTTCGAAGCATGCAGGGAGAGATCGACATCCCGGAGTTCGGCATAAATATCCGTCCGGGTCCGTCGTGCTTCGGATTCGTTTCAAACATCGAAGGCATTCTTGAACGGGCAGAGGATGCGGTAAAACGCGCCGCGATCTCCTGCGGAGGAGATGAAATCTGCCGGGCGGCGGAACTGCAGGAAGAGATCGCAAAAGCAAGAAAATCCGAAATACCCTTTACCGTCGTCATAACCGATCCGAGCGGAAACTCAGGGATCGTTTCCTCTAAAGCAAAAAAGACCAAACTCGATATTGAGCCGGAACCTGACGGATACTCCGTGAAACCGCTCGCTTAA
- a CDS encoding small ribosomal subunit Rsm22 family protein, whose protein sequence is MDNPRYIPTAEEIKRLSTFLKIRSLPDLEKQTIQYIEKVTGKTWNDETVLEKIRNAIIAQKESYWKEGVKKSVSYKGAYSVLGYMAYQMPGYVMEFSEFFAGLVTSGLIQKHVKVLDIGSGPGTVSIGIGRVLSCLDNMTAEITSLEQYETHIEAYQAIVPEFLKNAGGKVTAEKPIPQDITKEIPEGEFDLIVCSNVINELSGLDSEKKAELVMALSNHLVSDGNLVILEPADLANATMLRDLSRDVKKRGLTIYAPCNDLRGVYCTVSPCWSFRSYADIKPTELMFVLGGAEEKFRFVNTDVKFSYTILRVDGHRKCGYKIPAEAKRARLSQLKKHLEKRIHITVSVMSADIGDAKNYLFLVCDGTGTTPAYVALPAFHRTPEHEALLTASYGSVVAIDSVLVRFNKQQNAYNLLMGRESYTRMIAGTPTGNKAPDKLALLKEKYGKKPSPNYRGKKTGKSSGKR, encoded by the coding sequence ATGGATAATCCCCGATACATCCCGACCGCTGAGGAAATAAAACGCCTCAGCACTTTTTTAAAGATACGAAGCCTGCCCGATCTTGAAAAACAGACAATCCAGTACATCGAAAAGGTTACCGGAAAAACCTGGAACGACGAGACGGTTCTGGAAAAAATACGGAACGCGATCATCGCCCAAAAAGAATCATACTGGAAAGAGGGGGTCAAAAAAAGTGTCTCCTACAAAGGAGCATACAGCGTTCTCGGCTACATGGCATACCAGATGCCCGGATATGTCATGGAGTTCTCCGAGTTTTTTGCCGGACTCGTTACCTCCGGCTTGATTCAAAAACATGTGAAGGTCCTGGATATCGGATCCGGACCCGGGACCGTTTCGATCGGTATCGGCCGTGTTCTTTCCTGTCTGGACAACATGACGGCCGAGATCACGTCTCTTGAACAGTACGAGACCCATATCGAAGCATATCAGGCGATCGTGCCCGAATTCCTGAAAAATGCCGGGGGAAAAGTCACTGCGGAAAAACCGATCCCGCAGGATATAACAAAAGAGATTCCCGAAGGAGAGTTCGATTTGATCGTCTGCTCGAACGTCATCAACGAACTGAGCGGTCTCGATTCCGAGAAAAAAGCAGAGCTTGTGATGGCGCTTTCGAATCATCTCGTTTCCGACGGGAATCTGGTTATCCTCGAGCCCGCCGATCTGGCGAATGCAACGATGCTCCGCGATCTCTCCCGTGATGTGAAAAAACGGGGTCTTACCATCTACGCTCCCTGTAACGATCTTCGGGGCGTGTACTGCACCGTTTCTCCCTGCTGGTCATTCCGTTCATATGCCGATATCAAGCCGACGGAGCTGATGTTCGTACTCGGTGGGGCCGAAGAAAAATTCAGGTTCGTGAACACGGATGTGAAGTTTTCGTACACGATTCTTCGAGTCGACGGGCACAGAAAATGCGGATACAAAATCCCGGCGGAGGCAAAGCGGGCACGGTTATCCCAGCTGAAAAAACATCTGGAAAAACGTATTCACATCACAGTTTCCGTGATGTCGGCCGACATCGGCGATGCGAAAAATTATCTGTTTCTGGTCTGTGACGGGACCGGAACAACGCCGGCATATGTGGCTCTCCCGGCATTTCACCGGACTCCCGAACACGAAGCTCTGCTTACGGCATCCTACGGATCGGTGGTTGCAATCGATTCGGTGCTGGTCCGGTTCAATAAACAGCAGAACGCCTACAATCTGCTGATGGGCAGAGAAAGTTACACGAGAATGATTGCAGGAACCCCGACGGGAAACAAAGCGCCGGACAAACTCGCACTGCTGAAGGAAAAATACGGGAAAAAACCTTCGCCGAATTATCGCGGAAAAAAGACGGGGAAATCTTCGGGCAAGAGATAG
- the purM gene encoding phosphoribosylformylglycinamidine cyclo-ligase gives MTKKYSYKEAGVDINLEADGVKALIHQLSYKRTGEHGMVGDVGHFAGMIDFGSKVLSLCTDGVGTKMRIADDLQDWTTVGIDCMAMNVNDMYVMNIEPIAFVDYIATEGIDTEQMIQIGVGLNEGARLSNLNIVGGETATLKGMINGLDLAGTCLGVQDKDKVVTGEKVAPGDIIIGVASTGVHSNGYTLARKVAEENGGYSTILPSGRTVGEALLVPTRIYSEVLDVCSKAVVHGMCHVTGGGLLNFLRISSYGFAIEDPLEVPEILAWIAEKGDLEMNELYRTFNMGMGFVFIVPKESVEAVLSMVEGAKVVGRVIEEHKVTLKGVEIN, from the coding sequence ATGACAAAAAAATATTCGTACAAAGAAGCCGGGGTCGACATCAATCTTGAGGCCGACGGGGTCAAAGCTCTGATCCATCAGTTAAGCTACAAACGCACCGGCGAACACGGCATGGTCGGCGATGTCGGCCACTTTGCCGGTATGATCGATTTCGGCAGCAAAGTTCTTTCGCTATGTACTGACGGTGTCGGAACCAAGATGCGGATCGCCGACGATCTTCAGGACTGGACAACGGTCGGTATCGACTGCATGGCAATGAATGTGAACGACATGTATGTGATGAACATCGAGCCGATCGCATTCGTCGATTACATTGCAACGGAAGGTATCGATACCGAACAGATGATCCAGATCGGTGTCGGTCTTAACGAAGGGGCCCGCCTTTCCAACCTTAACATTGTCGGTGGCGAGACGGCGACCCTTAAAGGAATGATCAACGGTCTCGATCTTGCAGGAACCTGTCTTGGCGTTCAGGACAAGGATAAGGTCGTTACGGGCGAAAAAGTTGCTCCGGGCGATATCATCATCGGCGTGGCAAGCACCGGCGTCCACTCGAACGGCTATACGCTTGCACGGAAAGTTGCTGAAGAAAACGGTGGATATTCGACGATCCTTCCATCCGGCAGAACCGTCGGCGAGGCTCTGCTCGTTCCAACACGGATCTACTCGGAAGTCCTCGACGTCTGCAGCAAAGCCGTTGTACACGGGATGTGTCACGTTACCGGCGGAGGTCTGCTGAACTTCCTGAGAATTTCCAGCTACGGTTTTGCAATCGAAGATCCGCTTGAAGTCCCGGAGATTTTAGCATGGATCGCCGAGAAGGGAGATCTCGAGATGAATGAACTCTACCGTACATTCAACATGGGTATGGGCTTTGTGTTCATCGTGCCAAAAGAGAGTGTGGAGGCCGTTCTTTCCATGGTCGAAGGGGCAAAAGTCGTTGGTCGTGTGATCGAAGAACACAAAGTCACGCTCAAGGGCGTGGAAATCAACTAA